The Dreissena polymorpha isolate Duluth1 chromosome 2, UMN_Dpol_1.0, whole genome shotgun sequence nucleotide sequence GCCTCTTTCAGAAAATGATATTGCGAAACCGGTCTATTCATCAAAACCTACAACATGCGAATTGGATGTCTTTCCAACAACTAAACTCAAAGCTCATTTTACACAACTAGCACCTGTTGTGACTGAAATTGTCAACCGCTCACTGCTTTCTGGTGTGTTTCCTGACGAGTGGAAGGGAGCTGTCATTAAACCTCTTTTAAAGAAGAAAGGGCTTCCACTTGAACTGCAAAATTATCGTCCTGTATCAAATCTATCATTTCTCTAAAAAATTCTTCCATACATCAGATAAACAACCACATTGAGTCAAATAACCTCCTGCCAACATATCAATGCACATATCGAACACATCGTGGAGTAGAGACAGCCACTGGTAAAAATGTACAATGACCTTTTGGAAACCATAGACAAAAACCTAATAACCATTGTAATAATGATAGACCTAAGTGCTGCGTTTGACACTATTGATATTCCTATTCTTATTCAAATTCTCCAAAATGAGTTTGGAATCCAAAGTACCCCATTAAAATGGATTGAGTCATACCTGACTAACAGAACAATGAAAGTTTTGATAGAACAATCTTCATCTGACACTGAGCCTCTGAGATTCGGCATCCCCCAAGGCTCCTGTGCTGGACCAGTGTTTTTCACTCTGTATATATCGGTCCTCAACAAGGTGGTTCAGAAGTATCCAGCTGATCTGTATGGCTATGCAGACGACCACAAGATTGCCTTCAAGATTCAGGCAGGGAATCATGAAAATGAAGCATACGTTCTACAACAACTTGATAAGTTTCTCAAGGATATTATAAACTTGATGACAACTTTCAAGCTGAAAATGAAACAATCAAAAACAGAAATCATTTTATGCGGAACAAGGCAACAATTATCTAAAATGTCCATGTCAAGTGTGAGTGTTGGAGGATGCATGGTTAAGTTAGTAGACCGTGTGAGAGATCTTGGTGTTACAATGACCAACActcttaaccttgaccttcacattACGAAGAAGTGCCAAATTGCCCAAATGCAATTGCGTAATTTAAAAGCTATAAGCAGGCATTTGACACAGAAGTCAGCGGAGGTGTTAGTGCATGGTCTTGTACTCTCCCATGTTGACTTGTGCAATGGTTTATTTACCCATCTACTAGCTTACCAAATTCAAAAGCTTCAGCGGACTCAAAATGCCGCAAGAGTGGTCCTGAATGCGTCATTTGATCAACCAAGTACTGAACTCTTGAAACAACTCCTCTGGCTACCATTTAAAGCTAGAACCATGTACAAAATTCTGGTATGGTCTTTCGTGTTGTCCATGGTTATGCTCCAGGTTACTTGCAAGAAATGTTTGTCCCAGCAAACAGTCGGTATAGACTTGATCACAAAGTGACTGTAATCTTGTTATTCCCAGGAGGCGAACTAAGATGGCGGATAGATCTTTAGCTGTAGTTTGCCCGAAGTGGTGGAACAATCTACCAAGccacttaaaaatcattgacaatgagggctgttttagatcaagacttaaaactcatttgttcaatctttttcacggataaccaatgtgcagtgtttgtgaagcacaacagaatatttttataataatttttgcgctatatacgtgacatgtatttgtatgtgtTGCACTCCACAGAAGGAACATACAATTTCGCCCAATTGGTGccaaaaggtaccatgtgacattgaaataagaaggcacatggtacctttttgcaccaatggggcgatttaAACAACATAGCTGGAATAATTATCGAATTGTTTACCTTGAATGATTGAATAACActtttatgtcccccatcactatagtgccctgtctgttggtttgtttgttggtttgcgtcaaactttaacatttgcctataacttttgcaatattgaagatatcaacttcatattttgcatgcatgtgtatctcattgagctgcacattttgattggtgaaatttcaaggtcatccttcaaggtcaaaggtcaaatatatgggtcaaaatcgctcatttaatgtactcttttgcaatatcgaagatagtaacttgatatttggcatgcatgtgtatctcatggagctgcacaatttgagtggtggaaggtcaaggtcatccttcaaggtcagaggtcaaatatatggggacatagtgtttcacaaacacatgcTGTTATAGTATGGTCATGATGTAACTCTATAAAATTTCCATTAGAAATTTAAGCTTTATCTCTATTagcttgaacattttttttttcattttaagagtTCTATAAATAAGGTTCATGCCAAATGctcaaacaataaatatcttaacCATGTTTCCCTGAATAGGATCTTCAGATCCGTAAATTATACAACGTTAACTTATTTCTATTGGAACACGATAATTAAAAACCCTTACTAAGGCCAATATAATACTGTACATAAAACAAGGCACCATTTGCTTGCTATATTAATCGTACTATCTTTTGCATGCCTTTAAAGGGCCctttaatttattaacaaatctCTGACGAGCCGATAATTTTATTGAATCGTTATATTCTCATAAAGAGAGCAAAAACCCTTTGTCGATATAAATACAGTTTTAAAATCTTGTATGACAAATACTAAACatgatttaatattattttaaaataaatacaaacgcaCTGGTTTAACAGATCTAAAATATGTATTATCTTAATCAACTTTTTAGCATTGTTTAAAGTTATTCGATTTATTATATTTTGATGTGTACGTCAGTGTTCGATTTATACATCGCTCTTCGGCTTGGAGAAAACCGATTTCTTGGTGAATGTAATGGAGACGGACACCTTGGCATTGTAGTCAGATATCACCACCTCTCTTCGAACAACAAACTCTTCCAACGCCCGCTCCAAGTTGCTCCGAAACAAATCCATGGGGTAATTTTCAAAAAGCGGGATGTCACCATCCGTTATGGCTGTCGTTTTTAGTTTCTTCTGATCTAGAAATTTAAACCATTTTAGTTTTCCTATTTCGCGATTTTCGGTGCTTTCAGTGTCGCCTGATTGTGCTGTCATGCTTTTCCTACCAATCCTTTTTGAAGCCGTTTTTCCGCCAAATACAGACATTCGTCTCCCACCACGCCCTCTCCCAAAAGCTTTTAGAACAGTTTGCATACGGTAGTACTTCCGGAGAATATCGAACACGTCATCTTTATTTTCACTCTTTTTGGTTTCTAACAGTGATTTCTTTTTGGCTTTAAGTTTTCGTATTTTCTCCACGCTGTAGCGGATGTTCAGTTTTTTAGTGTTAAAGGGCGAGTTTTCTAGGCCGTCAGGTTCCGAGTCATTTTCCGAGTCACTTGATGATCCTTCATCAACGACGATGCTAGCTTTAGGAAATTTCTTGTTCACGGGAATTCGGACCGGGCTTTTTGGCTGCTTATTTGAAGTTGAGTGTCTCCGGTCCTCTGCGACAGGAACTAAAGAGGCCCGGCGTCTAGGGGGATTATTCGCCTTTGCCTGCGATTTTTGTGTTTCTGTGTGAATCTTCTCTATCCGTTTCTTCTGCAGCATTTGCTTGCTGACCGGGTGGAGATATGTAAGCCCGGATACTGTCGTTATGTAAATTAAGGGGACTTGTAGCTGATGAACCTCCTTTACCGCTCGATGCTTTTTCGTTTGTTTCTTCAAATGCACCTTCCCACCAGCATCAGCAAGTTTCTTGAGCAAGAACTTTCGGCGACTGTTCTCTGACATCAGTTTCCAAGAAGTGTCCTTTTGATTGTAACAGTGCAGTCTACATGCCTGTGAATCTGTCACCCCTCCAACCTGATCGGCGAAGCGTTCATTGGCCGAACTGACGTTGGTAAACCGCACGCTGAGCTCCTGAAATCGCTGCATCCTTTTTAACATGCGAGCTTTTTTCCGTTCGTCCTTTCTCAGGGATTGCGACGTATTCTTCTAGTTCCGGCACCTTAGCTTCCTCCGCACGTCGGTGCGCCTCAAGGTTGATATGCATTTCAGACTTGCGGACGTACTTGGCAACGTCAAGCTCGGAAAACTCGGGCATGAAGGATTTTCTTGTAGGTGCAACTTGATTCTGCTGCGCTTGCTCTCGTTTCAGTGCTCGTTCTTGGACAACAATTGCTTTTCGCTGTTTGAGTTTTTCAGCCGTCGACGTGAGCGCGGGTGTAACTCTTTTTCTTTCGCCTTAAATAAAACAGAATGTAAAATACGTTaatgtaaaatacatgtataatctgACAACTTGTATGCATTCTCGAGTTTCCCTACGTTGAACGATACATGTGaacatgcatatacatgtacatgtagtatgacaatcttacttaataaataaaaatgttattcaatGTGTACCATTATACTAAACATATggcattatttttaataatttaaatgttaattttgtctcctaccggtttcaccgga carries:
- the LOC127866628 gene encoding LOW QUALITY PROTEIN: uncharacterized protein LOC127866628 (The sequence of the model RefSeq protein was modified relative to this genomic sequence to represent the inferred CDS: deleted 1 base in 1 codon), producing MAVYVEISKTKHLTYSPLNEKHNILYSRARTNVNQRHIQKPWFDLNPFLDREDHTAVSLERYRPEDDEGLLPLQSLVIVEDYSSDKPHYGKEFKIDEFWEHLFSKDWNNGYSLRVLEGRLQDLLITCLVTLIHGDRVTQHSTMAYAKNRRQRNSIYKPSQKKPELKPYEETLLLEFIYYGRVMKSNAHETEASSDGYPNVTTCSATTYVSSELETTDLDVAIFKEAYQPIPPASPLESSIHMRRHRLLCRRSTLDESDTNVTEVQVDSCVLQPIPRGSARQREYSSVYGTSSEDYRQLPPKINLENFACTEKVSYLGEFNLSDDSSGSDDEADNEDFGQQYYLGERKRVTPALTSTAEKLKQRKAIVVQERALKREQAQQNQVAPTRKSFMPEFSELDVAKYVRKSEMHINLEAHRRAEEAKVPELEEYVAIPEKGRTEKSSHVKKDAAISGAQRAVYQRHSANERFADQVGGVTDSQACRLHCYNQKDTSWKLMSENSRRKFLLKKLADAGGKVHLKKQTKKHRAVKEVHQLQVPLIYITTVSGLTYLHPVSKQMLQKKRIEKIHTETQKSQAKANNPPRRRASLVPVAEDRRHSTSNKQPKSPVRIPVNKKFPKASIVVDEGSSSDSENDSEPDGLENSPFNTKKLNIRYSVEKIRKLKAKKKSLLETKKSENKDDVFDILRKYYRMQTVLKAFGRGRGGRRMSVFGGKTASKRIGRKSMTAQSGDTESTENREIGKLKWFKFLDQKKLKTTAITDGDIPLFENYPMDLFRSNLERALEEFVVRREVVISDYNAKVSVSITFTKKSVFSKPKSDV